Below is a window of Camelina sativa cultivar DH55 chromosome 11, Cs, whole genome shotgun sequence DNA.
NNNNNNNNNNNNNNNNNNNNNNNNNNNNNNNNNNNNNNNNNNNNNNNNNNNNNNNNNNNNNNNNNNNNNNNNNNNNNNNGAGAACACAGACTCGAACTCAGGCATCAAATCCCTCATCGTCTCGAACACGTCAAGCACTTTAAACAATCTCTCAGGTGATCTGCTTCCTATAGCAATAGCATCCGCGAAATTCAGAAGCTGAATGGTAGAGCCACGACATACCTCCATAAACGAGAGATCAGCAGCAGAGGAGAAACCAAAGAAGACACGGTCACAGAGTCTACGTTCACTAGGAAAAAGGATCCGAAGAGCGACGTTAGCAGCTTTGATCCACCTATCAATCTCATCCTCAAGCTCCTGCCAAGGCATCTTATGAACTTCTTCAATACTCAGCTTCTGTAAACCTAACCTCGACATGCTTTCTTCTAAAAACTCTCTCCTACAAGCACTGTAAACATGAGAGCACGACTTACCAAAACCAGCGCCAAGCATACGCTTAGCCATCTCGTGAAGATCGTTGATAGTCGCCGAGGGGAGAGCATCGATGATAAGATCGTAGTCAGTGAGTGGCTGCGCCACTGGGATCTGGACATCGTCACCGTTGTGGAAATCTCTGTcgtcgtcatcttcttcctcagagtCGAAACGATGGTTCATCGTCGCACCAGCGTCTCCCTGAGGATTAAGTCCGAAAGACTCAGCTCCTCGCTCCATAAGCGACCTGAACTCTTCTTCGATGCGGAACATAGCTTGCTGCATCATATCGTCGGCGCGTGCTAGACAGACGCCGATTGGTTTCTCAGAAGCCATGGGACTCCACTCTCTGATGATAGCAACTAACTCATCGATCGTGTCGAGAAAAGCAGCTGAATCGGAAGGATCAGCCCAGATAGGTTGATCCGCGGCAACGAAGCGAGAGATCTGAACGTCTATGGAATTGAGAGCTCGTTCGAGTACAGCGACTCCGGATCCATCTTCTCCAGCTTGACCTTCGGCGAGCTTTTCGCGGGAAAACCTGCCGTCGAAGTTGGAGAAGATCTGTAAGATATCATCGGCCATGGATTCGTTATGGCCAAGTGTTTTGGCTATGTGACGGGCTACAGCAAGTAACTTCTCTTCACCATTCTCCGCCATGATTTTGTGAACCAGTGTGGTgttgagctttttttttcttctgaaatcTCTAAGAGTCACTACTAAATAAAAAAGGTCACACAAAGCGAGATCGGCGGGGAAAGCAAGGAATCGAAGACGAAGAAAGTTCCAAGCAAGGAAGAAGACTGGATggatagaagaagaaacctcTGTGAAGTGACGAAATTACCCTCATTTAAGACAGACAGACGTGATATTTGACCTGGACGCGTTGTTTGAAAACTGGCACGGGCGTGTAATATTGCGATAATTTCTGCTGTCTTTTTGTGAAAATCTCTCGCTTTCGTTAATATTGACGTCTTCGAGACTTTTCTGTCATCGCCTCATTGGTCTCGGTTCCTCAGGATAAAACCGGCCGGTTTATGAGTATGATTGGTGGTTTGATGGTTCAATTTGTCCCTCTATCAACTCCCTAAAACTTTTCCAGGAAAGAATATATTTTGCGGCTTACCAGAAAACAATGGGTATGTTTGACCTATGAGGTCAATGCAAATTCAGTCAGAGATGCTTctagaaaactaatttatagcaactcaaataaacaaagaaagaacgTTTACCAAACTCATATATCTTTTGCGGCATATACCAGAaaagtgaaaagtgaaaacaatggGTATATGAGGTCAATGCAGATGCAGTCAGACAGAGATGCTTCTAGAAAAACTAATTTACAGCAACTaacgaaaaacaaagaagaacgtTTTACCAAACTCTATCAGATAGATACAACATATGAAAAAGGAAACTACTACACTTTTTGACAACAATTATTACGCAATGTGATTCTGTGCCAAACATGGATTTGGTATGGTTATGCCCAAAATGAACATCGTTCGTTCACTTTATTTATCTCTTCCTTTTTGTTAGCTGCTCTGCTTCTCTCTATCGTATTGGCTGGTCTCTTCTGCAACCTTAGCCCAGACGTTGCCCATTTTTTCTGCGTATCCAACCTGCATCCACAACCCATGAACACAACTCTTTATTTCACATACTGCACTCTACTCATTTATTAGCATATTTCTGTATTCCTATTCCCTCTTGACCAGCATTATCATTCAAAGCACTCAGCATTCACCTTGCCTACAAGAGACCCATGAATGCcttctttttattcaattttatcaACTTCTCCACTCTTAAAATCTCACTAAGAATGGAATCACACACTTGCTACTTAACCTTAATAATCTCTTTACCATTCTTCACTGATTCTACACAGACACACTTCTACTGGGCAATAAGGTTTCATCCTTCTAATGGTTATGAGCTACATATTTATTATAACGTACCTGGTTAACAACAAAACCCTTCATCATGTTCATGAAGTCTGCACGCCTTTCTTTGTCCAACCTCTCAACCTCAGATCGATTGTTTTCCTGCAATGATACAAATTTACACATAgcacaaccaaaaaaatcatattgtGTCCGTACATCAGTGCAAGTTGTGATATGCATAGAGTTATTACTGAATACCTTGATCCGCTCATACTCTCTGATGGCAACATTTTTTGCGTCCTCAGTGACCTTGATGGTTTCTTTTAACTCTTCTATTTTCCGGATCCTTGATTTGTCACCGCCAAAAACCTTTGAAGATGCGGCCTCTAGCTTTTCAACTCTTGCTTGCAGCGAAGGAAGCTCTGATAAAAGAGTTTGCACTGTCAGTAAAGCACTAGATCTGTCTGCAAATGCGCCTTGGACAGCCATCATCATGCCAAGGTACTCATGGAGTGTGTCCTGAAATGAACAATTCAAATACAAGAACAGCTATAAGGGAAGCTAGAAGCCAGCAAATTTTCCATATATAAGCCGAAAGTTCACTAGTCTACAATGAGGATACACGCTAAGCATCAGGAGATTTTAGAAATCTGTCAATTGCTTAATCAtaataatcatttattttcattCATTAAGTTCAAGAGTGCAAGCTGTAATTATACCTTCTTTTGTcattatatattagattatctatcaaatctttatattttatttcatttgatcAATAGCAATGAGGCAACTGTATATTTTAGTAGTTCAATAGATTACCAAATGTTTGACAGTCTGGGAATTCAACTCCCTATAAAATCTGCTTGCTTTTACAGCCGCAGTGGCTAAATTCTTCATATCATTAGCACGGATTCTTTGGGCGTTGGAAGCAGCTTCTTCGTTCTCGAACTTGGTAAGCTTAATGAATGCTAATCCCAGTTCACCCATGGTTTCCCCCATGTCTTGCTGTGCCTTCACAAGGGATTCCGCCTACAAAAAAGAATCCACAAAAGGGTTTGTTCCAAGCAGGATACTACATACTGACAGAATAATGCATAATTCAACAAACAAGGATGAAGTTTTACCTGCTGTGAGGCATTGATAATTTGTTGCTCAAGATCAtgcatcttctccttcttttccaagaattctttatcttcttcaacaACTGGTGGTTTTGCTCCACCCCAGTCATTAGACACTGATTGCCTCAGCTCCTTGAATAATCTCAGCAGATCCCTACCTCCTTTTGCAGGCTGAACCACCTCATGCACTGGCACTGCAGAGGCTCCGCCTTCACCAAACAACTGTTTTGGAAGCTTCACCGCGCCATCCAACATCCTAGAGGCCACATCAGTGCTCAATTGTAATGGCAACTTCCCTTGCACCTGAAGGAATGCTTTCAACTCGTCACTGTTCCTGATCACAGGGTGTGCACTTAGCCTGCGCAAGTATTTCTCCAACGCAACTCTTCTCTGCTCCACAAACTCTTGTTTCTGCATTACTTGGCTCTCTACGACGCTCTTATCCGGACGCGGTGGTATGCAGAACCCTCTATACGACTCAGCCAATCGATCTGCCAATGTGACAACATCTCTGAATCTTCTTCGCACGCTGAACTCCGATTGGCCGCCAAAGTCAGGGAGATTCGTTCTGGTCGTAATTTGGTAAGTGATGTAAGTGTTTCCTCCAACAATTGAATTTGAAGTCTCCTGCTCTTTCTGAGGGTTCGATACAGTGATCTTGATGTAATCCGAGCTTGAAGAAGGAGATCTCGATAGTGAATCTGAGAATTGACTATGAAGACTACTATCCTCTGCTCCGTTAATCTCACTATCCGAGTTCTCATCAAAGGGACTAAAGATAACATCTGCATAAGATGGAGGCTCGATGTAGGAGTTATCGCTGCTGATCGGCTTAGAACCGAAACTGCGGAAATCTTCATAAGACGACGGCGGCGCAAGGAGTGGATCAGAATCAGCCGGAATCATGACAGTTGGTGGCGGCGAGAGCGGGTCACGCACGTTGGAGACTGTTGACATAGCGCTACGATAGCCAGAGTTCGATGTATCACCGTTGACAACGCTTTTCTTTAGAGGATCATCACCGCCGGCGTCGCCATCTACTCCGAGGTCGAGATTCTCCATTTCCTCTCTCTGCGCATTGAGATTGGTCTCTTCGAATCCATCGGCATTCTCCGAGCCCATCATTTCGTCTTCTCCGGTGTAAAGATACTAAAGCTAAATCGAAATCAGAATTTacagaaaattagggtttgatgatttttgggggaagaagaaaacggaGATCCCCTGAAATGTGACGCTGAGCGACGGTGGCTAATCGAGCATTAAAAGAAACCGGAGTGGCTAAAATACGCAGGTGGGGACTGTGGGAGCAGGCGACTAACGTGCACACCGTGGCGGATTAGGGGTGGCACGTGAATATGGTGGCTTAAAAGTCTCGTCTAAATCTAATTCAATCTGCCAATGAGTGTGACACGTGATAAAGAATCTGTCTATATCTGAGGTAACGTAAAGGGCTTTAGTAAAGGCCCATTAAGAAACCCAATCTTTAAATTCTTGATCCTTGACAGAGACAGCCATATAGCCGCAACCAAACAGGCTGATTAGGTTTTGTTTAGTATTCTAGTTTAGCAGCTTGCAGAGGAGCTTCCCCCTGATCGTGAGTTTAACTGCAACTGAGTTGTGTGTGTAAAAAGGTCAAACAACAACTCATAAGACACTTTCGAAAAAGGTGGTTTCCCGACAAaactcttatcttcttctccaaaagagATGTCTTCCAAATTCGGGTTAGCGGGTGGGATACCGGAGCGCCGTGTTCGACCCATCTGGGATGCAATTGATTCTCGTCAGTTCAAAAATGCTCTCAAGCTCGTCACTGCGCTTCTCTCTAAGTACCCTAAATCACCTTATGCTTTAGTAAGTGGAACACCATCAtcattggctttttttttttttttcgttttcttctttctctaatcTGATTGGAATGCTGTTGCATTAACAGGCTCTTAAAGCTCTAATTCATGAGAGAATGGGGAAACAAGATGAGGCACTCTCTGTTTGTTTGGATGCTAAAGAGCTTTTGTATAAAGATGATTTAGCGTTGATGGATGATCTCACTCTCAGTACCTTGCAAATCGTATTGCAGAGACTTGATCATTGTAAGTGCACTCGTTTAAAAGAAGAACTTGATACTTTGTGTTGTATAACTtcttggttatatatatatatatatatatatctgatacgtttgtttaaaattttgtatcagTGGACTTGGCTACTAGTTGTTATGCTCATGCCTGTGGCAAATTCCCTAATAATTTGGAGCTTATGATGGGGCTCTTCAATTGCTATGTTCGTGAATATTCTTTTGTGAAGCAGCAACAGGTTGGTCTTTCTGTTGGATGAACACTATTCTGGCTTCTGGTACCAGTCTATATTCCTCTGTTCTGGTACCAGTCTTTATCCCTCTGTTCTTATGTCTTGCTTTCTGACAGACAGCCATGAAAATGTACAAACTTGCCGGAGAAGAAAGGTTTTTACTTTGGGCAGTTTGTAGCATCCAATTACAAGTACTGCCTTAATCATTTCCTCTCCTTCTTTTTGTTACCAGTTTGGTATTTCTGTTGCATACAGTTGTGACGATTTTCTACAGGTGCTATGCGATAAGAGTGGGGAGAAGCTGTTGCTTCTGGCTGAGGGTTTACTTAAGAAGCACATTGCCTCTCATAGTATGCACGAGCCAGAAGGTAAAATTACTTTTCCACCAATTTCTTCTCTTGTACAAGTTGTGGAACTATTTCAGATTTCTTCAGCCTTCCTTCTACTTGTATCTTCAGCTCTCATGGTGTATATCTCGTTGCTGGAACAACAATCCAAATACAATGATGCTTTAGAAGTCCTTTCTGGAGATTTGGGATCTCTTTTGATGATTGAAGTCGACAAACTACGGATACAGGTAGGTTGTACNNNNNNNNNNNNNNNNNNNNNNNNNNNNNNNNNNNNNNNNNNNNNNNNNNNNNNNNNNNNNNNNNNNNNNNNNNNNNNNNNNNNNNNNNNNNNNNNNNNNNNNNNNNNNNNNNNNNNNNNNNNNNNNNNNNNNNNNNNNNNNNNNNNNNNNNNNNNNNNNNNNNNNNNNNNNNNNNNNNNNNNNNNNNNNNNNNNNNNNNNNNNNNNNNNNNNNNNNNNNNNNNNNNNNNNNNNNNNNNNNNNNNNNNNNNNNNNNNNNNNNNNNNNNNNNNNNNNNNNNNNNNNNNNNNNNNNNNNNNNNNNNNNNNNNNNNNNNNNNNNNNNNNNNNNNNNNNNNNNNNNNNNNNNNNNNNNNNNNNNNNNNNNNNNNNNNNNNNNNNNNNNNNNNNNNNNNNNNNNNNNNNNNNNNNNNNNNNNNNNNNNNNNNNNNNNNNNNNNNNNNNNNNNNNNNNNNNNNNNNNNNNNNNNNNNNNNNNNNNNNNNNNNNNNNNNNNNNNNNNNNNNNNNNNNNNNNNNNNNNNNNNNNNNNNNNNNNNNNNNNNNNNNNNNNNNNNNNNNNNNNNNNNNNNNNNNNNNNNNNNNNNNNNNNNNNNNNNNNNNNNNNATGCGATAAGAGTGGGGAGAAGCTGTTGCTTCTGGCTGAGGGTTTACTTAAGAAGCACATTGCCTCTC
It encodes the following:
- the LOC104728972 gene encoding exocyst complex component EXO70B1-like produces the protein MAENGEEKLLAVARHIAKTLGHNESMADDILQIFSNFDGRFSREKLAEGQAGEDGSGVAVLERALNSIDVQISRFVAADQPIWADPSDSAAFLDTIDELVAIIREWSPMASEKPIGVCLARADDMMQQAMFRIEEEFRSLMERGAESFGLNPQGDAGATMNHRFDSEEEDDDDRDFHNGDDVQIPVAQPLTDYDLIIDALPSATINDLHEMAKRMLGAGFGKSCSHVYSACRREFLEESMSRLGLQKLSIEEVHKMPWQELEDEIDRWIKAANVALRILFPSERRLCDRVFFGFSSAADLSFMEVCRGSTIQLLNFADAIAIGSRSPERLFKVLDVFETMRDLMPEFESVSDS
- the LOC104726414 gene encoding sorting nexin 2A; the encoded protein is MMGSENADGFEETNLNAQREEMENLDLGVDGDAGGDDPLKKSVVNGDTSNSGYRSAMSTVSNVRDPLSPPPTVMIPADSDPLLAPPSSYEDFRSFGSKPISSDNSYIEPPSYADVIFSPFDENSDSEINGAEDSSLHSQFSDSLSRSPSSSSDYIKITVSNPQKEQETSNSIVGGNTYITYQITTRTNLPDFGGQSEFSVRRRFRDVVTLADRLAESYRGFCIPPRPDKSVVESQVMQKQEFVEQRRVALEKYLRRLSAHPVIRNSDELKAFLQVQGKLPLQLSTDVASRMLDGAVKLPKQLFGEGGASAVPVHEVVQPAKGGRDLLRLFKELRQSVSNDWGGAKPPVVEEDKEFLEKKEKMHDLEQQIINASQQAESLVKAQQDMGETMGELGLAFIKLTKFENEEAASNAQRIRANDMKNLATAAVKASRFYRELNSQTVKHLDTLHEYLGMMMAVQGAFADRSSALLTVQTLLSELPSLQARVEKLEAASSKVFGGDKSRIRKIEELKETIKVTEDAKNVAIREYERIKENNRSEVERLDKERRADFMNMMKGFVVNQVGYAEKMGNVWAKVAEETSQYDREKQSS